From the Paraflavitalea soli genome, the window GTGGAAATAGACCTGGCCCATTCTTTGGAAAACCTGTTCTCGGTATTGCAGAACAGGATTGCCGCCGTATCCACCCGCGTACCCGTGGCCAACGGCGCCCTGGCCGATTTTACCATTCAGTTGAAACAGCCTACCACGGCTATGGAGATCAACCAGCTTTTCCGCACAGCCGCCGCTAAGGAATACAAAGGCATTCTTGATTATACCGAAGAACAATTGGTATCCCTCGATATCAAGGGCAATACCCACTCCTGTATTGTGGATGGCACCCTCACTTCTGTAGTAGGCAATCATGTGAAGCTCATTACCTGGTTTGATAATGAGTTTGGCTACACCAGCCGTATGCTCGATTGGCTCCTTTACTGGAAACGTGTGTTGGGTTAAATGAGAAAGAATAATATGTAAGGTGCTCCACAATTTTTTTGAAGTATACCGTTATGTGTATGCGTTAATATCCTGTGGAAAACCAAGCGTTTATTCACCTCTAAATCTAACCCAATGAAGAAGTTAACCAACCTGCTGTTGGCCGCTATGGTCATGTCCCTATCTGTGCATGCACAATTCAGGATCGATAAAGATCCATCGCCCGGCTTTATCAAAGCTGTAGAAACCATCCTGGGAGATTTCCCTTACAATTACCGGCATATTACAGGCGACCTGGTAGAGGCTACCGGCGACTGGCACCAATATGCATCTACGGTAAGTTTGCCAGGCTCTGAAGCCTGCCTCGTAGGTCTTTATCATTCCGAGCTCGACACTACTGCCAGCTGGCAGGCCCTCATGTTCCGGAGCGAGACCTTTGGTAAAGCTGCTTCTGCTTACAAGCGCCTGTACCAGCAACTGAAACTATGTAAACTACGCATGGTGGATGGTACTGTCTATTACCTCGATGGTGATTATGAAGAAGCCTCCGAGGACGTGGACTTCACCACCAGCGCACTCAGGATCGAAACCGCTGATGAGCGCTTCCGGGAATTCCACATTGAACTGGAACTGCTGTACAAGCTCGACGAGTGGGTAGTGAATGTCAACATGGTGAGCAAGAAAAAGGATAGCGAAATGCGCCCCGATTGGATGACCGGCAAATAACCCAACAATACCAAATAACCTGGGGTTGACGCACCCCTATGCTTATGTTACCTGATAGCAAAAGCCGCCTGTTGTGAGGCGGCTTTTGCTTTATATCCTTTGCCGGTCGCACGCATTCAATGCGGTGACCGCAGTTACGTTTTAATCAACCCTGTAATCATCCCTCACAGGGGAGAAGGCGTCCAGTACCCGACAGTCGGTCAATGCAATGGCGCTGTGTGGTACATTGCCGGGTATCACATGGGTCATACCTTGCGTAAGTACCATCTTTTCTCCGCCGATCACCATTTCCAGTTCTCC encodes:
- a CDS encoding cupin domain-containing protein, with amino-acid sequence MQHLNDIKGKEIVPGYFGRFVHGDKLTLSIVDIKKGSPLPEHKHPHEQVTFILEGELEMVIGGEKMVLTQGMTHVIPGNVPHSAIALTDCRVLDAFSPVRDDYRVD